A stretch of Mesoplodon densirostris isolate mMesDen1 chromosome 7, mMesDen1 primary haplotype, whole genome shotgun sequence DNA encodes these proteins:
- the HYLS1 gene encoding centriolar and ciliogenesis-associated protein HYLS1 isoform X2, which yields MAERRRSYSVGEAVEELMRPDGQKWANMDPEERMLAAATAFTRICAGQGEGDVRRAFQSIPYDPYSKASVTPGKRPALPVQLHYPHIESNASSEAVSEASQRLRKPVMKRKVLRRKPGGEVLVTDESIISESESGTESDMDVWDLRQRLMNLQFQDDRESPVDISQKFSLPREYQGISQDQLICCLRREEMGPPAYEQDLIVASRPKSFILPRLDQLSRNRGKVDRVARYFEYKRDWDSMRLPGEDQRKELRWGVREQMLCRAEHQSKPQHIYVPNNYLVPTEKKRSALRWGVRCDLANGVMPKKLPFPFSPS from the coding sequence AAGGTCCTACAGTGTAGGGGAAGCAGTGGAGGAACTTATGAGACCTGATGGACAAAAATGGGCCAATATGGATCCAGAAGAACGAATGTTAGCAGCTGCTACAGCTTTTACCCGTATCTGTGCAGGGCAGGGTGAGGGAGATGTCAGGAGAGCATTCCAGTCCATCCCATATGATCCCTACAGTAAAGCCTCAGTAACCCCAGGAAAGCGACCTGCTCTTCCTGTGCAATTGCATTACCCACATATAGAAAGCAATGCCTCTTCAGAAGCAGTCTCAGAGGCCTCCCAAAGACTCCGAAAGCCCGTGATGAAGAGAAAGGTGCTGCGTCGAAAGCCAGGTGGGGAAGTACTAGTGACGGATGAGTCGATCATCAGTGAATCAGAGTCTGGTACAGAAAGTGACATGGATGTCTGGGACTTAAGACAAAGGCTGATGAATCTGCAGTTCCAGGATGACAGGGAATCTCCAGTTGATATTTCACAAAAATTTAGTCTACCACGTGAATACCAAGGAATTTCTCAAGATCAGCTCATCTGCTGTCTACGAAGAGAAGAAATGGGCCCTCCAGCTTATGAACAAGACCTGATCGTTGCCAGCCGACCCAAGTCCTTTATTCTCCCAAGGCTGGACCAGTTGAGCCGAAACCGGGGCAAGGTAGACCGGGTAGCCCGCTATTTTGAGTATAAACGAGACTGGGACTCGATGCGGTTACCTGGTGAAGATCAGAGGAAGGAATTACGCTGGGGTGTCCGAGAGCAGATGCTTTGTCGTGCAGAACACCAATCCAAGCCTCAGCACATATATGTTCCAAACAATTACCTAGTACCAACGGAGAAGAAACGATCTGCCCTTCGTTGGGGTGTTCGTTGTGACCTTGCAAATGGTGTGATGCCCAAGAAGCTTCCcttccctttttctccttcttaa
- the DDX25 gene encoding ATP-dependent RNA helicase DDX25 produces MASLFSAGDAGAAESEQPNGHFSNVIHPRKNLRGIKSTTVTNVDGSVNKTEEDGEEDGVDLAANSLLNKLIRQSLVESSHRVEVLQKDPSSPLYSVKTFEELRLKEELLNGIYAMGFNRPSKIQEMALPMMLAHPPQNLIAQSQSGTGKTAAFVLAMLSRVNALELFPQCLCLAPTYELALQTGRVVEQMGKFCVDVQVMYAIRGNRIPRGTHITKQIIIGTPGTVLDWCFKQKLIDLTKIRVFVLDEADVMINTQGFSDQSIRIQRALPSGCQMLLFSATFEDSVWQFAERIIPDPNVIKLRREELTLNNIRQYYVLCRNRKDKYQALCNIYGGITIGQAIIFCHTRQNAKWLTVEMIKDGHQVSLLSGELTVDQRASVIQRFRDGKEKVLITTNVCARGIDVKQVTIVVNFDLPVNPAEEPDYETYLHRIGRTGRFGIRGFAFNMIEVDKLPLLMKIQDHFNSNIKQLDPEDMDEIENIEC; encoded by the exons ATGGCGTCGTTATTTTCGGCAGGCGATGCAGGGGCTGCGGAGAGCGAGCAGCCGAACGGCCAC TTTTCAAACGTCATCCATCCCCGGAAGAACCTTCGGGGTATTAAGAGTACTACCGTTACAAACGTAG ACGGTTCTGTTAATAAGACTGAAGAAGATGGTGAAGAAGATGGAG TGGATTTGGCAGCTAATTCACTCTTGAACAAGTTAATCCGGCAGTCCTTAGTAGAATCCAGTCACCGAGTTGAAGTCTTACAAAAGGATCCCAGCTCTCCACTCTACTCggtgaaaacatttgaagagctGCGGCT aaaAGAAGAGTTACTAAATGGGATCTATGCAATGGGATTTAATAGACCCTCCAAAATTCAAGAGATGGCTCTCCCTATGATGCTGGCACATCC ACCTCAGAACCTCATAGCCCAGAGTCAGTCTGGAACAGGAAAGACAGCTGCTTTTGTCTTGGCAATGCTAAGCAGAGTTAATGCCTTGGAATTGTTTCCACAG tgCCTCTGCTTGGCTCCTACTTATGAACTGGCTCTGCAAACTGGCCGTGTGGTCGAACAGATGGGGAAATTCTGCGTGGATGTTCAAGTGATGTATGCTATTCGAGGGAATCGAA TTCCCAGAGGCACTCATATCACCAAACAGATTATAATTGGCACTCCTGGGACCGTCCTAGATTGGTGTTTCAAGCAAAAATTAATTGATTTGACTAAGATTCGTGTGTTTGTCCTGGATGAAGCAGATGTGATGATCAACACGCAAGGATTCTCAGACCAAAGCATCCGTATTCAAAG AGCTTTACCGTCCGGGTGCCAGATGCTCCTCTTTTCAGCGACCTTTGAAGACTCCGTGTGGCAGTTTGCGGAGCGAATCATTCCTGACCCCAACGTTATCAAGTTACGAAGAGAGGAGCTGACCCTGAACAACATCCGACAGTATTACGTGTTGTGCAGGAATAGGAAAGACAAGTACCAGGCTCTGTGCAACATCTACGGTGGCATCACCATTGGCCAGGCCATCATATTCTGCCAC ACTCGTCAAAATGCCAAATGGTTGACTGTGGAGATGATAAAGGATGGCCACCAGGTGTCTCTGTTAAGTGGAGAGCTGACTGTGGATCAGCGAGCTTCCGTCATTCAGAGGTTTCGAGATGGGAAGGAGAAAGTTCTTATAACAACCAACGTCTGTGCTcgag GGATTGACGTGAAGCAGGTCACGATTGTTGTGAACTTTGACCTGCCTGTGAACCCAGCAGAGGAGCCAGACTATGAGACCTACCTCCACCGTATTGGGCGGACAGGCCGCTTTGGGATAAGAGGCTTTGCCTTCAACATGATCGAGGTGGATAAGCTGCCCCTGCTGATGAAGATCCAGGACCACTTCA aCAGCAATATTAAGCAACTCGACCCTGAAGACATGgatgaaattgaaaatattgaatGTTGA